A single genomic interval of Aedes aegypti strain LVP_AGWG chromosome 1, AaegL5.0 Primary Assembly, whole genome shotgun sequence harbors:
- the LOC5578693 gene encoding serine protease 7 has translation MLTIYIITQIVLSFFSIATCQEACETPNRREGRCVQRQECRSFNDYFTEDRILNQDELNFVQRSRCSLNPPKICCPDRVRHVANTTTETSTSTTTARTTLAVSSGLLPDPSQFECGLDMLVDKILGGFDTSLEEFPWLALLNYVNRKGVEAFKCGGSLINRRYVLTAAHCLDNEHLDAGERFVNIRLGDHDTSNEIDCDEEDELYRICADPPQNIGFEDIIIHPGYSKTDPNQHHDIALIRLERDAVLNSFVTPVCLPDASFAGSRPGRKVSITGFGHTGQQRFSGIKQKAVVPIVDQQQCRQKWSKITIGEGQLCAGAEFNIDSCSGDSGGPLMSQKLYWTIEGIVSFGHKCGLEGWPGVYTRVTSYVDWIKSMIKE, from the exons CCTGCGAAACCCCGAATCGACGCGAAGGGCGTTGCGTACAACGGCAAGAGTGTCGCAGTTTCAATGATTACTTCACTGAAGATCGTATTCTCAACCAAGATGAGCTTAACTTTGTACAACGATCACGATGCAGTCTAAACCCTCCGAAAATTTGTTGTCCTGATAGAGTTAGACATGTTGCGAACACCACAACGGAGACATCTACATCAACCACCACCGCCAGGACTACTCTTGCTGTATCGAGTGGCTTGCTACCGGATCCGTCCCAATTCGAATGTGGACTGGACATGTTGGTAGACAAGATTCTTGGTGGCTTCGACACCagcttggaggaattcccatgGTTAGCCCTGCTCAACTATGTCAACCGAAAAGGCGTTGAGGCATTCAAGTGTGGTGGATCGCTGATCAACCGTCGGTATGTTCTTACAGCGGCACACTGTTTGGACAATGAGCACCTAGATGCTGGAGAGCGATT TGTCAACATACGTCTTGGAGATCACGACACTTCTAATGAAATAGACTGTGACGAAGAAGATGAACTCTATCGCATTTGTGCCGATCCACCGCAGAATATTGGCTTTGAAGATATTATTATACACCCCGGTTACAGTAAAACGGACCCCAATCAGCACCATGATATCGCGTTGATCAGACTGGAGCGAGATGCCGTGTTGAATTCATTTGTAACTCCGGTTTGTCTGCCAGATGCATCCTTTGCTGGCTCTCGACCAGGCCGGAAAGTGTCTATCACAGGATTTGGTCACACCGGGCAACAAC GTTTTAGCGGGATAAAACAGAAAGCTGTGGTTCCGATCGTTGATCAACAGCAATGTAGACAAAAGTGGTCAAAGATTACAATCGGCGAGGGGCAACTGTGTGCTGGCGCTGAATTCAATATCGATTCGTGTTCAGGAGATTCAGGTGGGCCACTTATGAGCCAAAAGCTGTACTGGACCATTGAGGGAATCGTTTCGTTTGGTCATAAATGTGGACTGGAAGGATGGCCAGGAGTTTATACGCGAGTGACTAGCTATGTAGACTGGATTAAGAGCATGATAAAAGAATGA